Genomic DNA from Alkalihalobacterium alkalinitrilicum:
AATCATTCCTTTATCCCAGGAGTTTGCCAACTTTCTGCAGCGGAACTAATTACGGTTGCGTTGCGCCGCGTTAATTTAGAAGATCAAGAAGATAACATTCTATCTTATATTCCAGAACAGATGCGTTTATTACCTAACACAACAGGGGCTCGTACAGCTGAGGAAGTAGTTAGAATAGCACAATTAGCTAAAGCGACTGGGATGGGGAATTGGATCAAAATTGAAGTAATTAAGGATCAAAAGTATCTTTTACCAGATAATTATGAAACGATCAAAGCGACAGAAATGTTAGCCGAAGAAGGTTTTATCGTATTCCTTATATGTCTCCTGATTTAATGGTGGCTAAACAATTAAAAGAGGTGGGGGCTTCAGCCATCATGCCTCTAGGTGCTCCTATTGGCTCTAATCGTGGCCTTCAGACTAAGGAATTAATTCAAATATTGATCAACGAAATAGACATCCCGATTATTGTTGATGCAGGCCTTGGTAAAACCTCACAGGCCGCTGAGGCGATGGAGATGGGAGCAGATGCAGTATTAGTGAATACAGCTATCGCTACAGCAGATGACCCCGTTCAAATCGCAGAAGCATTTAAACTAAGTGTGCAGGCGGGGAGAAAAGCATATTTATCAGGAATTCAATCGCCAAGCACTAAAGCACAGGCGTCTTCTCCATTAACTGGATTTTTATCGTAAGGAGTGATTTTATGAGCTTTTATCATCAGTATGAAGAGATGCAACGTTTTCCCTTTCAGGAGATTTTCGCATCTGTAACAGAACAAGAAGTTAAACAAGTACTCAAGAAAAACCATTTAAATGAAAAAGATCTACTAATATTACTCTCACCAACCGCTGAACATTTTCTTGAAGAAATGGCACAAAAAGCACATCAACTAACGGTTCGTCATAATGGAAAAACAATGTTGTTGTTCACACCAATGTACATATCCGATTATTGTGTCAATCATTGCACATACTGTAGCTTCAGTATAATGCAACAATTTAATAGAAAAAAACTGAGTCTTTCTGAAATTGAAATAGAATCAAAAAGTATTGCCGCAACGGGCTTGAAACATATCCTTGTTTTAACAGGGGAAGCCCCAATCCATACTCCAATCTCTTATTTTAAAGAAGTAATTTGCATATTAAAAAAATATTTTTCTTCAATATCTATTGAAATACATCCATTACAAATAGAAGAGTATAAGGAGTTAGTTCAATCTGGAGTTGATGGGTTAACGATTTACCAAGAAGTCTATAATGAAAACGTCTATAAGGAAATACATATAAAAGGCCCAAAAAGGAACTATAATTATCGATTAGATGCACCAGAAAGAGGTTGTAAAGCTGGCATGCAGCAAGTGACGGTCGGCGCTCTATTAGGTATGGATAATTGGCGGAAAGAAACCTTTTTCAGTGCTATGCATGCCAACTATTTGTAAAACAAATACTTGGAAACGGCGATTAATCTTTCTTTTCCTAGAATGCGTCCTTATGCGGGGAGCTTTAAACCTAACGATGATGTCGAAGATCGTCATCTAGTTCAAGCGATACTAGCCTGTCGC
This window encodes:
- a CDS encoding radical SAM protein, with amino-acid sequence MSFYHQYEEMQRFPFQEIFASVTEQEVKQVLKKNHLNEKDLLILLSPTAEHFLEEMAQKAHQLTVRHNGKTMLLFTPMYISDYCVNHCTYCSFSIMQQFNRKKLSLSEIEIESKSIAATGLKHILVLTGEAPIHTPISYFKEVICILKKYFSSISIEIHPLQIEEYKELVQSGVDGLTIYQEVYNENVYKEIHIKGPKRNYNYRLDAPERGCKAGMQQVTVGALLGMDNWRKETFFSAMHANYL